In Firmicutes bacterium ASF500, a single genomic region encodes these proteins:
- the htpG gene encoding Chaperone protein HtpG, with translation MAKKQFKAESKRLLDLMVNSIYTHKEIFLRELISNASDAEDKLAYKSLTDESVDVARSDLKITVVPDKEGRTLTVSDNGVGMSKEDLESNLGTIARSGSGQFKAGLAEGDEAADKIDVIGQFGVGFYSAFMVADHVTVISRAWGSEEAWMWQSDGADGYTVTQCEKEVPGTDVIMHIKANADEENYDQYLETYKLQELIKKYSDYIRYPIVMEVEDYRQKDKPEDAPEDYKPEWETVKEWKTLNSMVPLWQRQRSQVTPEEYNAFYKEKFGDWQDPLAVIHTSAEGAVTYRAMLYIPEKTPYDFYTREYQKGLQLYSSGVLIMDKCADLLPDHFRFVKGVVDSADFSLNISREVLQHTRQLKVIASALEKKIKNELLTMQKEDREKYEKFWSAFGTQLKYGVVAEYGQHKDVLRDLLLFWSSKEEKNTTLAAYKDRMPEDQPFYYYACGESVEKIAKLPQVERILDKGYEILYCTEDVDDFVMKGLGEVDGKQFKSVTEEDALPQTDEEKKAAEEKAEAGKPVLEAVKEALGDQVKEVRASSILKSGACCLSADGPVSIEMERYMRKVEGSQPMKAERVLELNPDAAPFAALKKAVDAGDKDTVAKYAKVLYAQALLLADLPLEDPAEYTELVCSLMI, from the coding sequence ATGGCAAAGAAGCAATTCAAGGCGGAATCCAAGCGGCTGCTGGACCTGATGGTTAACTCCATCTACACCCACAAGGAGATTTTTCTCCGGGAGCTCATCTCCAACGCCAGCGACGCGGAGGACAAGCTGGCCTACAAGTCCCTCACCGATGAGAGCGTGGACGTGGCCCGGAGCGACCTGAAAATCACCGTCGTCCCCGATAAGGAGGGTCGGACCCTCACCGTCTCCGACAACGGCGTGGGTATGAGCAAGGAGGACCTGGAGTCCAACCTGGGCACCATCGCCCGCAGCGGCTCCGGCCAGTTCAAGGCCGGTCTGGCCGAAGGAGACGAGGCGGCGGATAAGATTGACGTGATCGGTCAGTTCGGCGTGGGCTTCTACTCCGCCTTCATGGTGGCCGACCATGTGACGGTGATCTCCCGGGCCTGGGGCAGTGAGGAGGCCTGGATGTGGCAGTCCGACGGGGCCGACGGCTACACCGTGACCCAGTGCGAAAAGGAGGTCCCCGGCACCGACGTGATTATGCACATCAAGGCCAACGCCGACGAGGAGAACTACGACCAGTATCTGGAGACCTATAAATTACAGGAACTTATCAAAAAATACTCCGACTATATCCGCTACCCCATTGTCATGGAGGTGGAGGATTACCGCCAGAAGGACAAGCCGGAGGACGCCCCCGAGGACTACAAGCCCGAGTGGGAGACCGTCAAGGAGTGGAAGACCCTCAACTCCATGGTGCCCCTGTGGCAGCGGCAGAGGTCCCAGGTGACGCCCGAGGAGTACAACGCCTTCTATAAGGAAAAATTCGGCGACTGGCAGGACCCCCTGGCTGTCATTCACACCAGCGCCGAGGGAGCGGTCACCTACAGGGCTATGCTGTATATCCCGGAAAAAACCCCCTACGACTTCTACACCCGGGAGTATCAGAAGGGCTTGCAGCTCTATTCCTCCGGGGTGCTCATCATGGACAAGTGCGCCGACCTGCTCCCCGACCACTTCCGGTTCGTCAAGGGCGTGGTGGACTCCGCCGACTTCTCCCTGAACATCAGCCGGGAGGTGTTGCAGCACACCCGTCAGCTGAAGGTGATCGCCTCCGCCCTGGAGAAAAAGATCAAGAACGAGCTGCTCACCATGCAGAAGGAGGACCGGGAGAAGTATGAAAAATTCTGGTCCGCCTTTGGGACCCAGCTGAAATACGGCGTGGTGGCCGAGTACGGCCAGCACAAGGACGTTTTGCGGGACCTGCTGCTGTTCTGGTCCTCCAAGGAGGAGAAGAACACCACCCTGGCCGCCTACAAGGACCGGATGCCCGAGGACCAGCCCTTCTACTACTACGCCTGCGGCGAGAGCGTGGAGAAGATCGCCAAGCTGCCCCAGGTGGAGCGTATTCTGGACAAGGGCTATGAGATTCTCTACTGCACCGAGGACGTGGACGACTTCGTGATGAAGGGCCTGGGCGAGGTGGACGGCAAGCAGTTCAAGTCCGTCACCGAGGAGGACGCCCTGCCCCAGACCGACGAGGAGAAGAAGGCCGCTGAGGAGAAGGCCGAGGCCGGCAAGCCGGTGCTGGAGGCCGTGAAGGAGGCCCTGGGCGACCAGGTGAAGGAGGTCCGCGCCTCCTCCATCCTCAAGTCGGGCGCTTGCTGTCTGTCCGCCGACGGCCCCGTCTCCATCGAGATGGAGCGGTATATGCGCAAGGTGGAGGGGAGCCAGCCCATGAAGGCCGAGCGGGTGCTGGAGCTCAACCCCGACGCCGCCCCCTTCGCCGCCCTGAAAAAGGCGGTGGACGCCGGGGACAAGGACACCGTCGCCAAATATGCCAAGGTGCTGTACGCCCAGGCCCTGCTCCTGGCCGACCTGCCCCTGGAGGACCCGGCGGAGTACACTGAGCTGGTGTGTTCGCTGATGATCTAA